Proteins from a genomic interval of Lactococcus protaetiae:
- the def gene encoding peptide deformylase has protein sequence MIDMDDIVREGFFTLREVASDATFPLSDEDIILGEKMLQFLHHSQDPVMSEKLGLRGGVGLAANQLGLLKKVIAVLIPNESEFDEEGNEIAPKEAYKMREIMYNAKVISHSVQDAAVEGGEGCLSVDHEVPGYVVRHARVTVEYVNKDGEKKKIRLKDFPAICVQHEIDHTNGIMFYDHINMNDPWEIKDGMLVVK, from the coding sequence ATGATTGATATGGATGATATTGTTCGTGAAGGTTTTTTTACTTTGCGTGAAGTTGCCTCTGATGCCACATTCCCATTATCAGATGAAGATATCATCTTAGGCGAAAAAATGTTGCAGTTCTTGCACCATTCGCAAGACCCCGTGATGAGTGAAAAATTAGGACTTCGTGGTGGCGTTGGACTAGCTGCAAATCAGCTTGGACTGCTCAAAAAGGTAATTGCTGTTTTAATTCCCAATGAATCCGAGTTTGATGAAGAAGGCAATGAAATTGCACCCAAAGAAGCCTATAAAATGCGCGAAATTATGTATAATGCTAAGGTTATTAGCCATTCTGTTCAAGATGCTGCGGTTGAAGGTGGGGAGGGATGCCTTTCTGTTGACCACGAGGTGCCAGGCTATGTCGTCCGTCACGCACGTGTTACCGTAGAATACGTCAATAAAGATGGAGAAAAGAAAAAGATTCGCCTTAAAGATTTTCCAGCAATATGTGTCCAACATGAAATTGATCACACTAACGGTATCATGTTCTACGACCATATCAACATGAACGACCCTTGGGAAATCAAAGATGGAATGCTTGTTGTCAAGTAA
- a CDS encoding RNA pyrophosphohydrolase codes for MKTYRKSVAAVIVNSEHKIWLGERSYAPETYGFVQGGIEATDATNEAALRREFREEIGTDDFTILSVLTETLYYDFPKNKRQNYLGQAQQFYLVRLTDLSKINLVTDEPEWLSYSFVSTDEIKNYDLNMERSNYLKALAYFEKEI; via the coding sequence ATGAAAACTTACAGAAAAAGTGTCGCAGCAGTCATTGTCAATAGCGAGCATAAAATTTGGCTAGGCGAGCGTTCTTATGCGCCCGAAACCTATGGATTTGTGCAAGGAGGGATTGAAGCGACTGATGCAACAAATGAGGCAGCTTTGCGACGCGAATTTCGTGAGGAAATAGGTACAGATGATTTTACAATTCTGTCAGTACTGACAGAAACACTGTATTATGATTTCCCAAAAAACAAACGGCAAAATTACCTCGGTCAAGCGCAGCAGTTTTATCTCGTTCGACTGACAGACTTATCAAAAATTAATTTGGTTACTGACGAACCAGAGTGGCTATCTTACAGCTTTGTCAGTACTGACGAAATCAAAAATTATGATTTAAACATGGAAAGAAGCAACTATCTCAAGGCTTTAGCTTACTTTGAAAAGGAAATCTGA
- a CDS encoding RNA pyrophosphohydrolase, which yields MKEYRKNVAAIIINREHKIWLGERADKMAWGFPQGGIDKGELPEAALYREMMEELATNEFELIAQYPGTLKYDFPADMEFPTWTYAGQEQYYFLIKLRDTAKIDFNSHPEEIEFLTYKFLSLDEIRQIDFDFKDKVYKKALDYFEPFIIKGEN from the coding sequence ATGAAAGAATATCGTAAAAATGTTGCAGCAATCATTATCAATCGCGAACACAAAATTTGGCTTGGAGAGCGTGCTGACAAGATGGCATGGGGTTTTCCGCAAGGTGGTATTGATAAAGGAGAGCTACCTGAGGCAGCGCTCTATCGTGAGATGATGGAGGAACTTGCAACTAACGAATTTGAACTCATTGCCCAATATCCTGGCACCTTGAAATATGACTTTCCAGCAGATATGGAATTTCCGACATGGACTTATGCAGGACAAGAGCAATACTACTTTTTGATTAAGTTGCGTGATACAGCAAAGATAGACTTTAATAGTCACCCAGAAGAAATAGAATTTTTAACCTATAAATTTTTGTCACTTGATGAAATTCGTCAAATAGATTTTGATTTTAAAGACAAAGTTTACAAGAAAGCGCTGGATTATTTTGAACCTTTTATCATTAAAGGAGAAAACTAA
- the uvrB gene encoding excinuclease ABC subunit UvrB — protein sequence MPIERITTNKFDLVSKYSPAGDQGEAIEELVENIENGEKAQILRGATGTGKTYTMSQVIARTGKPTLVMAHNKTLAGQLYSEFKEFFPNNAVEYFVSYYDYYQPEAYVPSSDTYIEKDSSVNDEIDKLRHSATSSLLERNDVIVVASVSCIYGLGSPKEYQDSVVSLRPGQEISRDYLLNELVGIQFERNDIDFQRGRFRVRGDVVEIFPASRDEHAFRVEFFGDEIDRIREIEALTGQVLGEVDHLAIFPATHFMTNDERMEESIEKIELELQKQLKVFREEGKLLEAQRLEQRTNYDIEMLREMGYCNGVENYSRHMDGREEGEPPYTLLDFFPDDFLIMIDESHMTMGQVKGMYNGDRARKDMLVNYGFRLPSALDNRPLKREEFESHVHQIVYVSATPGDYEMEQTDTIVEQIIRPTGLLDPVVEVRPMMGQIDDLVGEINKRAEKNERVFVTTLTKKMSEDLTAYFKEMGIKVKYMHSDIKTLERTEIIRDLRLGVFDVLVGINLLREGIDVPEVSLVAILDADKEGFLRNERGLIQTIGRAARNSEGHVILYSDMAKPLDENEPADKEILDTGYFTEYQGEKYKITRSMRHAIDETSRRREIQMAYNEKHGIVPKTIVKEIRDLIAITKKSESGEIEEVDASAMTKKERKALVSKLEKEMQEAASALDFEGAAQLRDMVLELRAMD from the coding sequence ATGCCAATAGAACGTATTACAACCAATAAATTTGACCTTGTTAGTAAATACAGTCCAGCAGGTGACCAAGGTGAGGCAATAGAAGAACTTGTAGAAAATATTGAAAATGGTGAAAAAGCACAAATTCTACGCGGTGCAACAGGAACGGGAAAAACTTACACCATGAGTCAAGTCATTGCTCGCACTGGCAAACCAACACTTGTCATGGCACACAACAAGACTTTAGCAGGTCAACTTTACAGTGAGTTCAAAGAATTTTTCCCGAATAATGCAGTTGAATATTTCGTAAGCTACTACGATTATTATCAACCAGAAGCTTATGTTCCAAGCTCTGATACTTATATCGAAAAAGATAGTTCAGTGAATGATGAAATCGACAAACTTCGTCATAGCGCAACAAGTTCACTTCTTGAGCGTAATGATGTGATTGTTGTCGCATCAGTCAGTTGTATCTATGGATTAGGCTCACCCAAAGAATATCAAGATAGTGTTGTAAGCTTGCGCCCAGGTCAAGAAATCTCACGAGATTATTTGCTCAATGAACTTGTTGGTATCCAATTTGAACGTAATGATATTGACTTTCAACGTGGACGCTTTCGAGTTCGAGGAGATGTTGTTGAAATCTTTCCAGCTTCCAGAGATGAACACGCTTTTCGTGTTGAGTTTTTTGGTGATGAAATTGACCGAATCCGTGAAATAGAGGCTCTTACAGGACAAGTCTTAGGTGAAGTTGACCATCTTGCGATTTTCCCAGCGACTCACTTTATGACAAATGACGAGCGCATGGAAGAATCTATCGAGAAAATAGAGCTAGAACTCCAAAAACAACTCAAAGTTTTTCGAGAAGAAGGAAAACTCTTGGAAGCTCAGCGTCTAGAGCAACGCACTAATTATGACATCGAAATGCTTCGAGAAATGGGCTATTGTAACGGTGTCGAAAACTACTCACGACATATGGATGGACGTGAAGAAGGAGAGCCTCCTTATACTCTGCTTGACTTTTTCCCAGATGATTTTTTGATTATGATTGATGAGTCACATATGACGATGGGACAAGTGAAAGGGATGTATAATGGTGACCGTGCCCGAAAAGATATGTTGGTCAACTATGGTTTCCGTCTTCCATCAGCACTTGATAATCGCCCATTGAAACGTGAAGAATTTGAAAGTCATGTGCATCAGATTGTCTATGTTTCAGCAACTCCAGGGGATTATGAGATGGAGCAAACTGACACAATTGTTGAACAAATCATCAGACCAACAGGACTTCTTGACCCAGTTGTTGAGGTTCGGCCGATGATGGGACAAATTGACGATTTGGTTGGAGAAATTAACAAGCGAGCTGAAAAAAATGAGCGTGTTTTTGTTACAACACTTACCAAAAAAATGTCAGAAGATTTAACTGCTTATTTTAAAGAAATGGGAATTAAGGTCAAGTATATGCACAGTGATATTAAGACTTTAGAGCGAACAGAAATTATACGTGATCTCAGGCTTGGTGTCTTTGATGTACTTGTCGGTATTAACCTGTTGCGTGAAGGAATTGATGTTCCCGAAGTGAGCTTAGTTGCTATCCTTGATGCAGATAAAGAAGGATTTTTACGTAACGAACGTGGCTTGATTCAAACAATTGGTCGTGCTGCTCGTAATAGTGAAGGTCATGTCATCCTCTACTCAGATATGGCAAAACCACTGGATGAAAATGAGCCAGCAGACAAAGAAATTCTTGATACAGGATATTTCACAGAATATCAAGGTGAAAAATATAAGATTACACGCAGTATGCGCCATGCGATAGATGAAACTTCACGACGACGTGAAATCCAGATGGCTTACAATGAAAAACATGGTATTGTACCAAAAACGATTGTCAAAGAAATCCGTGATTTGATTGCAATTACAAAGAAATCTGAATCAGGAGAAATAGAAGAAGTTGATGCAAGTGCAATGACGAAGAAAGAACGTAAAGCTTTAGTTTCAAAACTTGAAAAGGAAATGCAAGAAGCAGCATCAGCACTCGATTTCGAAGGAGCAGCTCAATTGAGAGATATGGTATTGGAACTTCGTGCAATGGATTAG
- a CDS encoding ABC transporter substrate-binding protein, which produces MNIKKIALGIIGLAAVATLAACGNANASSSNQLDKVKKAGVLKVALSPDYPPFEFQMIKNGKNAIVGSDVDLANAIGKKLGVKVQIESMDFNNVLASLTTGKADIAISGISKTPSREKSVNFSNVYYSSDNYLVVKKSDLNKYTSISDFKGKKIAAQKGSIQEGIVTNQLKGAAEIALPQIGDEINEIKGGQVQGAVIEELIAKSYVAANPDLAISKVTLKMPEDSYGSAVALPKGSSELTKVVNSVIKEQLKNGQIDKDIQKNYALSEANK; this is translated from the coding sequence ATGAACATTAAGAAAATTGCATTGGGAATAATTGGATTGGCAGCGGTAGCGACTTTGGCGGCTTGTGGAAACGCAAATGCATCTTCAAGTAATCAATTGGATAAAGTTAAGAAAGCCGGTGTACTAAAAGTTGCACTATCACCAGACTATCCACCCTTTGAATTTCAAATGATTAAAAATGGAAAAAATGCAATTGTTGGTTCAGATGTTGATTTAGCCAACGCGATCGGTAAGAAGCTGGGAGTTAAGGTGCAAATTGAAAGTATGGACTTTAATAATGTATTGGCGAGCTTAACGACTGGAAAAGCAGATATCGCTATTTCTGGCATTTCAAAAACACCTTCTCGTGAAAAAAGTGTTAATTTTTCAAATGTATATTATTCATCAGATAACTATCTGGTCGTTAAAAAATCTGATTTGAATAAATATACTTCTATTTCAGATTTTAAAGGTAAAAAAATCGCAGCACAAAAAGGTTCTATTCAAGAAGGAATAGTGACAAATCAACTTAAAGGCGCTGCTGAAATTGCATTACCACAGATTGGTGATGAAATTAATGAAATCAAAGGCGGACAAGTACAAGGTGCCGTAATTGAAGAATTGATTGCAAAGAGTTATGTAGCTGCTAATCCTGACTTAGCTATCTCAAAAGTGACACTTAAAATGCCCGAAGATAGCTATGGTTCAGCTGTTGCTCTGCCTAAAGGTTCATCAGAACTAACAAAAGTGGTCAACAGTGTCATTAAAGAACAACTTAAAAACGGACAAATTGATAAAGATATTCAGAAAAATTATGCCTTGTCAGAAGCCAATAAATAG
- a CDS encoding M20 family metallopeptidase, whose protein sequence is MEASVELLKKLVSIPSASGNEKEILEYIEQWLIDKKFDFVLREKSFVAGQIKAQVKAKKAVIFAGHIDTVVAGNLEDWNFPPTEPQVKDGKIFGLGVSDMKGGDVGNLIAAADFVGEALTQDIWVVGTANEELDGKGSEDFANWFVKNTDYQSAVCIISEPTSLNKIYVGQRGNHFMKLHFTGKAGHASHQEHFGLSALGTASQFLANIDTIAEDLKKYKNQVLGVPSFVATSIQAGDSSSPNKTADYADVVVDCRLTPELEEVFEAYMEELGKKYNFTYENVVTPVLSTLTDGQAPFVEILKELSDATTTAAVGSNDQGFFENIGVSTVVFGPGEHDQGHVANEYFIIENLEKHIQLLKQFIHQMQ, encoded by the coding sequence ATGGAAGCGTCAGTTGAATTATTAAAAAAATTAGTATCTATTCCATCTGCATCAGGGAATGAGAAAGAGATTCTAGAATATATTGAGCAATGGTTAATAGATAAAAAATTCGATTTTGTATTACGTGAAAAAAGTTTTGTTGCAGGACAAATTAAGGCGCAAGTGAAAGCTAAGAAAGCGGTCATTTTTGCTGGTCATATTGATACTGTTGTTGCTGGAAATTTGGAGGACTGGAATTTTCCTCCAACTGAGCCACAAGTCAAAGATGGAAAAATTTTCGGTCTTGGTGTAAGCGACATGAAAGGCGGAGATGTTGGTAATTTAATTGCTGCAGCTGATTTTGTAGGAGAAGCGCTCACACAGGATATTTGGGTTGTAGGGACAGCTAATGAAGAACTAGATGGTAAAGGTTCAGAGGATTTTGCAAATTGGTTCGTAAAAAATACAGATTATCAATCAGCAGTTTGCATTATTTCGGAACCAACAAGCCTGAATAAAATTTATGTTGGACAGCGTGGGAATCATTTTATGAAGCTGCATTTTACAGGAAAAGCAGGTCATGCTTCACATCAAGAGCATTTTGGATTGAGTGCTTTGGGGACAGCAAGTCAGTTTTTGGCAAATATTGATACTATTGCTGAAGATTTAAAGAAGTATAAAAATCAGGTTTTAGGAGTTCCATCATTTGTAGCGACGTCCATTCAGGCTGGAGATTCAAGTTCACCAAATAAAACAGCAGATTATGCAGATGTAGTAGTAGATTGTCGTCTAACGCCAGAGCTAGAAGAGGTTTTTGAAGCTTATATGGAGGAGTTAGGTAAAAAATACAACTTTACTTATGAGAATGTTGTAACTCCAGTATTATCTACTTTGACAGATGGACAGGCTCCTTTTGTAGAAATATTGAAAGAATTATCTGATGCGACAACGACTGCTGCTGTCGGTTCAAATGACCAAGGCTTTTTTGAAAATATTGGGGTCAGTACAGTAGTATTTGGACCAGGAGAGCATGATCAGGGACACGTTGCCAATGAATATTTTATTATTGAGAACTTGGAGAAACATATTCAATTATTAAAGCAATTTATTCATCAGATGCAGTAA
- the fabZ gene encoding 3-hydroxyacyl-ACP dehydratase FabZ gives MTKQYAMTATEVMEVIPNRYPIMFIDYVDELSENKIIATKNVTINEEVFNGHFPGNPTFPGVLILESLAQAGSILILKKEEFQGKMAYIGGIDKAKFRQKVVPGDVMKLEFEITKFRGKVGTADAAAYVDGKKVTTCQFTFIVDEAAEQTK, from the coding sequence ATGACAAAACAATATGCCATGACCGCAACTGAAGTGATGGAAGTTATTCCTAATCGCTACCCAATCATGTTTATTGACTATGTTGATGAACTCTCTGAAAATAAAATCATTGCCACAAAAAATGTGACAATCAATGAAGAAGTTTTCAATGGTCATTTTCCAGGCAATCCTACTTTTCCAGGTGTTTTGATTCTTGAATCACTTGCTCAAGCTGGTTCGATATTGATTCTCAAAAAAGAAGAATTTCAAGGTAAAATGGCTTATATCGGTGGAATCGACAAAGCTAAGTTCCGCCAAAAAGTTGTACCTGGCGATGTTATGAAACTCGAATTTGAAATTACTAAATTCCGAGGAAAAGTTGGGACGGCTGATGCTGCTGCTTATGTTGATGGTAAAAAAGTAACGACTTGCCAATTTACTTTCATCGTTGATGAAGCTGCTGAACAAACAAAATAA
- the fabI gene encoding enoyl-ACP reductase FabI, with translation MFLEGKKIVVMGVANNKSIAWGCAKALKDQGATLIYTFQNERMEKQLAKLAEPEDLLIECDVASDESIRRAFSTIESRVGKIDGLVHAVAYSKKEELGGNVTDISRDGYALAQDISAYSLLAVSKAAKPLLNKGSGIVTLTYMGSVRAIPNYNVMGIAKAALESTVRYLAAEMAHVGVHVNGISAGAIKTLAVSGVSGYKDLIKESDSRTADGIGVTIEEVGQTAAFLVSPLAAGIIGDIIYVDKGVHLT, from the coding sequence ATGTTTTTAGAAGGTAAAAAGATTGTCGTTATGGGTGTCGCCAACAATAAATCTATTGCTTGGGGATGTGCAAAGGCGTTGAAAGATCAAGGTGCTACACTAATTTATACTTTCCAAAATGAACGTATGGAAAAACAATTGGCAAAATTGGCTGAACCGGAAGATTTGCTTATTGAATGTGATGTTGCTTCTGATGAATCAATTCGTCGTGCTTTTTCAACAATCGAAAGTCGTGTAGGGAAAATTGATGGTTTAGTTCATGCTGTTGCTTACTCTAAAAAAGAAGAACTTGGCGGGAATGTCACTGATATTTCACGTGACGGTTATGCGCTGGCACAAGATATTTCGGCTTATAGCTTGCTTGCTGTTTCCAAAGCCGCAAAACCTTTGCTCAATAAGGGTTCTGGTATTGTAACTTTGACTTACATGGGTTCAGTTCGTGCGATTCCAAACTACAATGTCATGGGGATTGCTAAAGCGGCACTCGAATCTACAGTTCGTTATCTTGCTGCTGAAATGGCACACGTTGGTGTTCATGTAAATGGTATTTCTGCTGGTGCAATTAAAACGCTTGCTGTATCAGGTGTTTCAGGTTATAAAGATTTGATTAAAGAATCTGATAGCCGTACAGCAGATGGTATTGGTGTAACAATCGAAGAAGTAGGGCAAACTGCTGCTTTCCTTGTTAGTCCTCTTGCTGCGGGTATCATTGGTGACATCATTTATGTTGATAAGGGTGTTCATTTGACTTAA
- a CDS encoding NUDIX hydrolase — protein sequence MKTSGAFTICKKDDKILLVKRRDFPLWDLPGGHIDSGESPMEAAVREYFEETGFQIKIDQYSGQYDNIELDDRQYIFTGRIIDGTALKSGSETAKVKFFSIHHLPFLMVPHRKMQIKKSCQHTDSPISQEIRDNWLIRYIKKH from the coding sequence ATGAAAACATCGGGAGCATTTACCATTTGTAAAAAAGATGATAAGATTTTATTAGTCAAACGTCGCGACTTTCCCCTTTGGGATTTACCTGGTGGACATATTGACTCAGGCGAAAGTCCTATGGAGGCTGCAGTTCGCGAGTATTTTGAAGAAACAGGTTTCCAGATAAAGATTGACCAATACTCAGGTCAGTACGATAACATCGAGCTCGATGACCGTCAGTATATCTTCACAGGAAGAATCATCGATGGAACTGCCCTAAAATCTGGCTCAGAAACTGCAAAAGTCAAATTTTTCTCCATCCATCATCTGCCTTTTCTCATGGTCCCTCATAGAAAAATGCAAATCAAAAAGAGCTGTCAGCATACTGACAGCCCCATTTCTCAAGAAATCCGTGATAATTGGCTGATAAGATATATCAAAAAACACTGA
- the yidC gene encoding membrane protein insertase YidC, translating into MKNSKKKLTLAGISVAALLLLSGCVQTHVVNGVRVPTQAATHGLTYNLLVRPMSGFVDLFAHNLGLGYGWGIILVTLIIRFLILPLGLNQAYKSTYMQEKTAYLAPVFAPLNERLKSATTSEEKMAAQQALMKAQKDNGINMLASIGCLPMLIQWPFFIALYNAAAYTQGISNATFFGIPLGHPSIILTIISGVLYFLQTWISTFSMTPEQKKTGMTMLIMSPAMIVIFSFMSPAGVALYWAVGGFVIVIQQVIITFIMKPRMRRKIDEEFTKNPPKINDEGVKDVTPTSVQENFKAITSERNDEERKKGGRNAGKQNRK; encoded by the coding sequence TTGAAAAATTCAAAGAAAAAATTAACCCTAGCCGGAATTTCTGTGGCAGCGCTGTTGCTTCTATCTGGCTGTGTTCAGACTCATGTTGTTAACGGCGTTCGTGTCCCCACGCAAGCCGCTACTCATGGTTTGACCTATAATCTCCTTGTCCGTCCCATGTCTGGGTTTGTTGACCTTTTTGCCCATAATCTCGGTTTAGGTTATGGCTGGGGAATTATTCTTGTTACCTTGATTATTCGTTTCTTGATTTTGCCTTTAGGTTTAAATCAAGCCTACAAATCAACATATATGCAAGAAAAAACGGCTTATCTCGCTCCTGTTTTTGCTCCATTAAATGAACGTTTAAAATCAGCAACAACTTCCGAAGAAAAAATGGCTGCCCAACAAGCACTCATGAAAGCCCAAAAAGATAATGGGATTAACATGCTTGCCTCGATTGGCTGCTTACCAATGCTGATACAATGGCCTTTCTTTATCGCGCTCTATAATGCCGCTGCCTATACTCAAGGAATTTCAAATGCAACTTTCTTTGGTATCCCACTTGGTCACCCTAGCATCATTTTAACAATCATCTCAGGAGTACTCTACTTCCTCCAAACTTGGATTTCAACATTTTCAATGACTCCAGAGCAAAAGAAAACAGGAATGACAATGTTGATTATGAGTCCTGCCATGATTGTTATCTTCAGCTTCATGTCACCTGCTGGAGTTGCACTCTACTGGGCTGTTGGTGGTTTCGTTATTGTCATCCAACAAGTCATCATTACTTTCATTATGAAGCCTCGGATGCGTCGTAAAATTGACGAAGAATTTACAAAAAATCCTCCAAAAATCAATGATGAAGGCGTCAAAGATGTTACTCCAACATCTGTTCAAGAAAATTTTAAAGCGATCACTAGCGAAAGAAATGATGAAGAACGCAAAAAAGGCGGCCGAAACGCTGGTAAACAAAACCGAAAATAA
- a CDS encoding ECF transporter S component, which produces MKNSKASDVAILAIFIAIMVVVQILSQIVYSVWPLPIVPTLLHIPVIIGSIVLGSKKGAFLGLVMGIISVVNATVVTLPSSFMFSPLQPIPGTNHGSIWALVIAIVPRILIGVFPYYIYKMSKNQFGAGLAAFVGTATNTVLVLGFIFLFFRAVTKQTFGALLASIITGNSIAEVVIAVILTMAIVPALSKARGNQ; this is translated from the coding sequence ATGAAAAATTCTAAAGCATCTGACGTTGCGATTCTTGCGATTTTTATCGCAATCATGGTCGTTGTCCAAATTTTAAGCCAGATTGTTTATAGTGTCTGGCCTTTGCCAATTGTTCCCACGCTATTGCACATTCCAGTGATTATCGGCTCAATCGTTCTTGGGAGCAAAAAAGGCGCGTTCCTTGGTTTAGTGATGGGGATTATCAGCGTGGTTAACGCGACTGTAGTCACCTTGCCTTCAAGCTTCATGTTCAGCCCTTTACAACCTATTCCTGGAACGAATCATGGTTCAATTTGGGCTTTAGTTATCGCTATTGTTCCTCGAATTTTAATCGGAGTTTTTCCTTATTACATTTACAAAATGAGTAAAAATCAGTTTGGAGCTGGTCTGGCTGCCTTCGTCGGCACTGCGACAAATACTGTGCTTGTCCTCGGATTTATCTTCTTATTCTTTCGAGCTGTCACTAAACAAACTTTTGGTGCTTTACTCGCTTCTATTATCACTGGAAATTCTATCGCTGAAGTTGTCATCGCAGTCATCTTGACAATGGCAATTGTCCCTGCTTTATCCAAAGCTAGAGGTAATCAATAA
- the coaC gene encoding phosphopantothenoylcysteine decarboxylase, whose amino-acid sequence MTKITLAVTGSIAAYKAADLVSLLTKQNHEVTVLMTHAATQFITPLTLQVLSKNKVHFNVMDEERPEIVNHIDLAKNTELFLVAPATADTISRLSQGAANDIVTSVALALEPSVPKYLAPAMNTKMYQNPLTQRNIEILKKIDYNIIQPKKSLLACGDFGEGALADLPDILSSIEQSL is encoded by the coding sequence ATGACAAAAATCACTTTAGCTGTTACAGGCAGCATTGCCGCATATAAAGCTGCTGACCTTGTTTCGTTACTGACAAAGCAAAATCATGAGGTCACTGTACTCATGACTCACGCCGCTACTCAATTTATCACTCCTCTGACTCTTCAAGTCCTCTCCAAAAACAAAGTTCACTTTAATGTCATGGACGAGGAACGTCCTGAAATTGTCAACCATATTGACCTTGCTAAAAACACAGAACTATTTCTCGTTGCACCCGCTACCGCAGACACTATCAGCCGTCTCTCGCAAGGTGCTGCAAATGATATCGTGACAAGTGTCGCACTCGCTTTAGAGCCTAGCGTGCCAAAATATCTTGCGCCAGCGATGAATACGAAAATGTACCAAAATCCGTTAACGCAACGAAATATTGAGATTCTTAAGAAAATAGATTATAATATTATTCAACCTAAAAAATCTTTACTTGCCTGTGGAGACTTTGGAGAGGGCGCACTTGCTGACCTACCAGACATCTTATCAAGCATTGAGCAATCCCTATAA
- a CDS encoding 2-hydroxymuconate tautomerase: MPFVHVELFEGRTLEQKAAIAKEITESITKHAGAPASAINVIFTDLPEGTLFQAGEMRKKN, from the coding sequence ATGCCCTTTGTCCATGTTGAACTTTTTGAAGGACGCACGCTGGAGCAAAAAGCTGCTATAGCTAAAGAAATTACTGAATCAATTACTAAACACGCAGGTGCTCCTGCATCAGCGATAAATGTTATTTTCACTGATTTGCCTGAAGGAACACTTTTTCAAGCGGGTGAAATGCGTAAAAAGAATTAA